The Primulina tabacum isolate GXHZ01 chromosome 1, ASM2559414v2, whole genome shotgun sequence genome contains the following window.
TAGGAATCCAAGAAAAGGAAGCAACATACTTAGAACATGACATGCCCCCTCCTGAGAGAGTTCAACAGGCCCTGAATTGTATTGAATCGCCAGAAAATGTACCCAAGACTCAGAAACTTGGTTTCTTGCGTTGGACGATACCGGAATTTTTCAAAGCATATACCTCAGAGGACTCAACCCCTCTCATGGTGAAAGAAatgcttaaaaaaaaaaaaaaaattgcactaGTCATAAAATGTAACGCTAAATTTACCTTCTTTCAACAGGTTGCAGAAAAATTCGTAGCCGCTGTGCGTGAATCATCTAGTCCTTCTCTGAATATGTCATTCTTTATCAACTTCTGTGTTGAAGATATTCTAAAGCAGGCGACAGAATCGACTCTTCGGTATAAACGAGGTGTGTGATCAAGAATTCATGTTAAAATGATGTAACTACATTGCTGCTTGATGTTTTTGAATCAACAGAGGAGTATGGGTTGGGAAACATTGTAAAATCTTGTGTATTTTTCATACATGTTTTTTCAGGTGAACCTATATCGGTTCTAGATGGAGTTTTGGTTGCTGTTAAGGATGAAATAGATTGCATGCCATACCCAACAACAGGTGAGTTTATTGCTAGAATGTTTtcagtttttatttatttatttataggcGAATCAAGAATTTAGTCGAGGGATCGTAGTGTACATATTCGGAAAAAATTATCGTGAAATTTCTTCTCCTAATGAAACAAATGGTATATAATCTAGTACTCAGAAAATTGTTGGATGAAGTGAAATAATTTGCTGATGCAGGTGGTACAAAGTGGCTGCACAAAGTAAGACAGTGCAAAGACGATGCGTGCTGTGTCAAACGTCTCCGGTTATGTGGTGCCATATTAGTTGGAAAAACAAATATGCATGAGCTTGGGGCTGGAGTCAGTGGGATAAATCCTCATTATGGGTATGCACTTCCTTCaaattagtttttatttttcaagtttttttCTGAGAATTTTTATGAATAATTGATACTGATTAGTCCTCCTCTGGTCATTAAAGGCCAGCAAGAAACCCGTATAATCGAAACATGATTACTGGAGGTTCTTCCAGTGGATCTGCTGCTGTGGTTGCTGCTGGATTGTGCCCTGTTGCACTAGGTGTCGATGGAGGAGGTAAACTAAACTTACTGTGCTTCTAGTTGCAATATATAGTATAAAACAATGATCTATTGTAAAAATCCACGTCCTCGAGCAAACTTTATTGTTCTGCATAGGATCTGTAAGACTTCCAGCAGCTCTTTGTGGCGTTGTTGGCCTGAAACCTACATTCTCACGTGTGCCACATGAGGGGTATTAAACACATCTTTCTTATGCTTTTTACTATTTAGATGCGATATGGCTCTTGAGAAATTTTGTGCTTTCATTCTGACTTTAGGCCTTATGTTAAATTTTCAGTGTTCTTCCCCTGAACTACACAGTTGGGATGGTTGGGATTCTTGCAGCAAGTGTTGAGGATGCACTTATAGTGTCAGTTTCTTGGTTTTTCCAACAAATTTTTCTTTTGGCTCGTGCTGGATTTCATCTGTCATATTTGATAAAAAGTTCAAAAAATTCAGTTATGCAGCGATTAGCGGCAATCTTACATCCGATCAAAATGGTGTGATAGCTGTACCTGACCAGCCTAAACTACCTCTGCCTCTGCTGAAATCTGCTGACTACACGTCCTATGACATCAAAATGGCGCGATATGGAAAGGTTTTTGATAATTTCTTCCCACTCTTCATTCCTAAAATGACACAAGATACCGTTATCTTCATTTCCTTGCCTTTAAATTAACATCTAAACTCAATTTTTTAGCCTATATTAACATCTTTTCTGTGTTCTATCAGTGGTTTGATGACTGCAGTGATGATATCAAAGTCTGCTGCTCTAATGCGGTGACCAGACTATCAGACAAATATGGCTGGAAGGTATAAAATTCCAAATATAATCCTTAATTTCTAAATTTATTTAGCAGACAAAACCAAGAATTCAGCTTACTCTCCACCGGTTTAATCGCCTCGTGCAATTTAAGATTGTAGATGTAACGATACCAGAACTAGAGGTCATGCGCTTGGCGCATTATGTCACAATAGGATCAGAGTGCAGCTCCTCAATGTCAAGATACTCACAGAATCTGTGAGTATTATCTTTTACCGTTATTTCTATACAAGTGATAAGTGAATAATCATACTGTGACACAACAAGGATTGATCAAATATATCAGGAGTAAGGCAGAAATGGGTTGGGATGTTCGGTTCGGACTTTCTGCATATGGTTCTTTCGACAGCCAAGAATACTTAAACGCACAAAGAATCAGGTAGCATTCGCAGATGTTCTTGATTTTATAAGCTCGATATTCTTTGAATATCATTTACTATTTCAGCAATAAACCAACGCAGGAATCGGCAGCTTCAGTTCCATGAAAAGATATTTTCGATGGCGGATATCATTGTTACTCCAACCGTTGGGTATCACTACTAAAACATTTCTCCTCCCGATTCAACAAAAAATGTTCGAGTAAAAGATTTTAGAAGAGTTGTTTTTGTAATGCATGAACACTTCTTTGCCAGCGTGACGGCATATGATATAAAGGATGACGCCACAAGAACCGGTGAGCTAGACTACATAAATGGAGGTAAATTCAACACTCATTTAATCAAGATAGAAGATTTTGGGCACTGGATATTAACGGTCTGTCAAAATATTTTAGCTGCATTAGTCCGGTACCAGGTAGCTGGAAATTTTCTTGGTTTGCCAGCAGTAACGGTCCCAGTGAGTTAACAAAAGCATCAAGATCCTTAATTCTTTATTCACAAAATGTATTTTATTCACAAAATGTATTGTTACAACCGAAAACAAATTTGACAGGTCGGATACGATCAATCTAGCTTGCCTATCGGCCTTCAGTTCATCGGGAAACCGTGGTCTGAATCACTTCTAATTCATGTTGCTTATGCTATACAGGTGCGtaacacaaatttatgatatggAATTTGGTCAAAATGGTTTCATGTAAGAAATTTGAGTTTACTAATATAAAGTATGATTCTTGTTCTTCAGGCACTTTGCCTCTCGGAACAAAAGAAACCAGAGATTTTCTATGATATGCTCTACAAGGATTAAATACGAAATTGGAGGAAGAAAAATGTAAAAGGTCCTACCGGGAGTCGAACTCAGGTCGCTGGATTCAAAGTCCAAAGTGCTAACCACTACACCATAGAACCAACATGTTTCATCAAATCTTTTTGActtctataaattttttttgtttatcaaATTGAAACAATGAAATACATTGCTTGTCTTGAGATACATAGGAGAAGTGTTGTACGAGGTACCAACATGAATCGATTACCATAAGTGGAAAGATTGCCATTTGCATGTAACTCGAAATGGTAAGAAACTGTTCTCGAAATATTCGCAATAATTGAACTAACCGACCCCCAAAAATTATGTAACAAGTTTTTCAAATAAAGTTCGATTTAGTCGACTTGCTTCGTGTGCACACAACTTATGACAATATCTAAATACCCCTGATAACGATAACTAAATATATAAAGAAGCCATTTGCTGACATTTACTTGAGTAAATGATGCAAAAATTGAATTTGAGATTATATTAATCAAAATGTctaattctgtaaaacatgttTGGTAACTGAAACTATGTACATCACTACACCTTGTGAGGTGAAGAAAAAGGAACTGAAAAAAAATGTTCTTGAAGAACATAACATCAGCGGTGCTCTCAACGGTGTTTGGATAGTGCCTCCGAGTTTCAAAATCAAATTTgtctcattttcttgatttctatcTCATCTCTTTAGTCCAACAAAAACTTGTACCCACTTGAGAGACATTCCTCGTAAAGATCTCTCTAGTGGGTACGGTAACTGGCTTTAGGCATTAAAACTATGGAGCAGAAGCTTCAAAAATTAACCTTGGTTCCAGCACTCCTTTATGGGATTTGTACAGATTCTTCTGAGTCGATTGAGAATTCATTTAATGTAGCtagaattttcagctgtcggTCAAGAGAAGCGATTGTCTTTTGACATTTGGCATATTTACTCTTAGCCGCTGCCAGTTCTTTATCCTGAGACCAACATCAGTAGACAACTCAACGATTTAGCGGATATAGTAAAATCCGACAGTTCATATGatgcaaaaataataaataaatactacGTGTAACACAAAATGAAAATGGCGGTGCAATAGTTAAATGAATCACTAAGTGGGAGCAAGAACGTATTGAGCAGCCAACCTGAACGATCCTGAACTCTTCAACCATTGCTGATCTCTGGGACTTATAATCAAATTTCATTCTTGATAACTCAATTTCCAATTCCTTTGAAAAATTTCGTTCTTTTCCGACCTCATTTTTTAACGAACAAATAGTTGAATGCATAGTTTCTATCTCAAGTTCAAGATTTGTCAAGTGCTCATGCTTTTCtttcataaattcaatttctttcTGGGAAGCCCTCTTTTCTTTATCAGCCACAGCCAGCTCAGTGCTCAAGTTCAACAATTTTACCTCTGATTGCTTGAGTTGATCCTCTGATGTTTTAAGCTGAATACGACAATCGTAAAGAGCCACCTCCAAATTCTTTTTCTCCATTTCTATCTTTTCTAAATTCTCTTCCAGCTCAGCCGTTCGATTGATCATGGCTTCCAGATTATCTTTTAAATGATCTTCTCGACTATTGATCACGTTGTTCGAGTTGTTTCCACCTTGTGTTACAGGTAGTGCCACAATCTTCTCCATCTCAAGAAAGTCATCCATGAGATCAATCTCAGCAGAAGGAATTATAAGACTCCTTTCAAAAGTTCTTTCATTCTTGAACTGTCCCTCTTCTGTTACTGACGCAAGTGACCAAGATTCGGGGTGGCATGTCTCACCACCAATAGACTCTAATCCACTAGTTTCACAGCTAAAATTCTCGAAAACCAGTGTTTTCTCTTCAACACCTGACCAGTGATTATTACCCGGTGTTGCTTTACAAATCACTGCCTTTAGCCTATGGCATTCTGCTTCAAGTTTGACAATCTTTTTCACACATTCAAGATGTTGTTTACTAGCAGATTCAGCAATATGGGTGCTGAGATCTCTCTCAC
Protein-coding sequences here:
- the LOC142520208 gene encoding fatty acid amide hydrolase-like isoform X2, whose amino-acid sequence is MGFLKAKGAVYKPVYEVDLGPDSDEVYLRANVKAPRMAGLLIKVFAWFLELPIFGGILMYILKRNNQFHKLVSFVDLQEPPLFVPLRPHQGIQEKEATYLEHDMPPPERVQQALNCIESPENVPKTQKLGFLRWTIPEFFKAYTSEDSTPLMVAEKFVAAVRESSSPSLNMSFFINFCVEDILKQATESTLRYKRGEPISVLDGVLVAVKDEIDCMPYPTTGGTKWLHKVRQCKDDACCVKRLRLCGAILVGKTNMHELGAGVSGINPHYGPARNPYNRNMITGGSSSGSAAVVAAGLCPVALGVDGGGSVRLPAALCGVVGLKPTFSRVPHEGVLPLNYTVGMVGILAASVEDALIVYAAISGNLTSDQNGVIAVPDQPKLPLPLLKSADYTSYDIKMARYGKWFDDCSDDIKVCCSNAVTRLSDKYGWKIVDVTIPELEVMRLAHYVTIGSECSSSMSRYSQNLKAEMGWDVRFGLSAYGSFDSQEYLNAQRIRNRQLQFHEKIFSMADIIVTPTVGVTAYDIKDDATRTGELDYINGAALVRYQVAGNFLGLPAVTVPVGYDQSSLPIGLQFIGKPWSESLLIHVAYAIQALCLSEQKKPEIFYDMLYKD
- the LOC142520208 gene encoding fatty acid amide hydrolase-like isoform X1, whose amino-acid sequence is MGFLKAKGAVYKPVYEVDLGPDSDEVYLRANVKAPRMAGLLIKVFAWFLELPIFGGILMYILKRNNQFHKLVSFVDLQEPPLFVPLRPHQGIQEKEATYLEHDMPPPERVQQALNCIESPENVPKTQKLGFLRWTIPEFFKAYTSEDSTPLMVAEKFVAAVRESSSPSLNMSFFINFCVEDILKQATESTLRYKRGEPISVLDGVLVAVKDEIDCMPYPTTGGTKWLHKVRQCKDDACCVKRLRLCGAILVGKTNMHELGAGVSGINPHYGPARNPYNRNMITGGSSSGSAAVVAAGLCPVALGVDGGGSVRLPAALCGVVGLKPTFSRVPHEGVLPLNYTVGMVGILAASVEDALIVYAAISGNLTSDQNGVIAVPDQPKLPLPLLKSADYTSYDIKMARYGKWFDDCSDDIKVCCSNAVTRLSDKYGWKIVDVTIPELEVMRLAHYVTIGSECSSSMSRYSQNLSKAEMGWDVRFGLSAYGSFDSQEYLNAQRIRNRQLQFHEKIFSMADIIVTPTVGVTAYDIKDDATRTGELDYINGAALVRYQVAGNFLGLPAVTVPVGYDQSSLPIGLQFIGKPWSESLLIHVAYAIQALCLSEQKKPEIFYDMLYKD
- the LOC142520208 gene encoding fatty acid amide hydrolase-like isoform X3, with product MGFLKAKGAVYKPVYEVDLGPDSDEVYLRANVKAPRMAGLLIKVFAWFLELPIFGGILMYILKRNNQFHKLVSFVDLQEPPLFVPLRPHQGIQEKEATYLEHDMPPPERVQQALNCIESPENVPKTQKLGFLRWTIPEFFKAYTSEDSTPLMVAEKFVAAVRESSSPSLNMSFFINFCVEDILKQATESTLRYKRGEPISVLDGVLVAVKDEIDCMPYPTTGGTKWLHKVRQCKDDACCVKRLRLCGAILVGKTNMHELGAGVSGINPHYGPARNPYNRNMITGGSSSGSAAVVAAGLCPVALGVDGGGSVRLPAALCGVVGLKPTFSRVPHEGVLPLNYTVGMVGILAASVEDALIVYAAISGNLTSDQNGVIAVPDQPKLPLPLLKSADYTSYDIKMARYGKWFDDCSDDIKVCCSNAVTRLSDKYGWKIVDVTIPELEVMRLAHYVTIGSECSSSMSRYSQNLAEMGWDVRFGLSAYGSFDSQEYLNAQRIRNRQLQFHEKIFSMADIIVTPTVGVTAYDIKDDATRTGELDYINGAALVRYQVAGNFLGLPAVTVPVGYDQSSLPIGLQFIGKPWSESLLIHVAYAIQALCLSEQKKPEIFYDMLYKD
- the LOC142520341 gene encoding filament-like plant protein 3; this translates as MDRRSWLWRRKSSEKSPSGETESSGSMSSHSERFSDDQGLANQNMQSHEVTSKTLPGDADRNDSLKTLSEKLSEALLDVRTKEDLVKQHAKVAEEAVTGWERAEKEVSILKKQTEALTQRNSILEERVGHLDGALKECLRQLRQAREDQDQKICDIITNKTHDWDSTKSELENQLADMFSKLEAAEKENSIFKLELVSKTEELELRTCERDLSTHIAESASKQHLECVKKIVKLEAECHRLKAVICKATPGNNHWSGVEEKTLVFENFSCETSGLESIGGETCHPESWSLASVTEEGQFKNERTFERSLIIPSAEIDLMDDFLEMEKIVALPVTQGGNNSNNVINSREDHLKDNLEAMINRTAELEENLEKIEMEKKNLEVALYDCRIQLKTSEDQLKQSEVKLLNLSTELAVADKEKRASQKEIEFMKEKHEHLTNLELEIETMHSTICSLKNEVGKERNFSKELEIELSRMKFDYKSQRSAMVEEFRIVQDKELAAAKSKYAKCQKTIASLDRQLKILATLNEFSIDSEESVQIP